CACCCCAAATGACGTTTATGATCACCCTTAGAGCTCGTTTCTTGAGCTTGTTCATCACAGAAAATTGCTTGAGTCTTGCTTTTACTGTCTCGCCTAATGGAACATTTGGAGCCTTCTTAGCATTTTGTAACCAAGGGTGGTCTGCACAAAGTGATATTTCAGGTATTCTGTGCAAATTCTAAACTACAAGTGTGAAAGCAGTGGACATGATACCTAGAACTTCCTGAGCGGTAAGGCGCCGTTTGGGATTGGGATCAAGCATTTTTCTTACAAGGTCCTTTGCATTTTCAGAGACTCTTGGCCAGGGGTCTCTCCTAAAATCAATAACCGAGCGAATAATTGCCTGTGCTACACCCTGTTCAGTTTCTACACGAANaaatcatttcatttggtTTCTGGTTTCCGAGTTCTATTGTAAAATCTGTATAAGAAAGCTATGAATTGCCATGAATCCCCCTTCAGTGTTCTTGTTTCTGCAactcctttctttcttatcACACttttaaacaaatcaaaacttttatCCGATCATAAACAGTCAGACCAATATGAACATATCTCAACAAAACAATGATGAACATATCTCAACAAAACATGATAGTCAGACCAATATGAACATATCTCAACAAAACATGATATTCAAGACGTGGAAACCAACCCATCCTAATGTGGTCATTTCATTCTTCCTATGGTTGGCTGTTTAGTGGACAGACTTCAAAGCGGATCTAAGAACCCTAAACTCAATCCAGAAGCGTTTCAATATGAAAACCATGATTCGACGAAAATAAGGAACTTTATATCTCACTCTGTTCAAGAATATGAATTCAAAGAGACCATTAATGGAGGTTGGCAAGAAGATCCCAGAAAGTGCTGGAGCTTGATCCTGAGCCAATGGTGTTTGACTTGGAATAGacttaaaatgataataatattaataattatagggTCTTATATCATAAACGAATGGCAGAAAACCCAACATAagtgtttttatatatatataccaaatATTTGCATTCTTCAGATATCGGTTGAATCATTTCATCTTTCAGACGGTTTATCTATACACCTTAATTAGTAAGATTAAATGACCCTTCTCTGAACAACTTCAAGCTCAGGTTGTTGAATCTTTCCCGTGAATATTGCCTCGATGCTTTTCTCCAATCGGTTCCCGCCTTCATCATTCCTGCAAACTCCTCGTAGCTTATGCATCCGTCCTACAAAACCAGAATACGAAGGGTTAGAAGAACTGCCCAATAAGTTTCGGAGCTGAACTACTTTCGAGGAATATCGAGGAATGGAGCATTTCGAGGAATATCGAGTTTGTGTATGTTACTAAGAACTGGACATGAGGTACTGACCTTATCAGTGTCGACATCGTGCATAATGGCACTGATGACATCCTCACTGTTTGTTTCTTCATCGTTTAGCACAGCTCGAAGCTCTTCAATCTCGATGAAACCACTCTGATTTTGATCAAAGAATGCAAAAGCTTTATGTAGGTGCTCGTCATTTGCCATCCTTCTGAGGTGGATTGAAAGTGCAACAAACTCTCCGTAGTTGAGAGTTCCATCATCATGAACACCAGCCtgtagaaagaaaaagttgagtCAGTAATTGTGTCTAAAAGTTTGATTACTACTTCACAAGATAGAATAGACTGCCCCTTTGAATCACAGAGACACCATGAATTCAAGCATCTAACCATTCCTGcttcgtttttgtttttgtaacatcccaagcccaccgcgagtagatattgtcttttttgggctttcctctcaatgtttttaaaatacctatgctagggagatgtttctacacccttataaaaaatgcttcgttctcctccccaaccgatgtgggatctcacaatccacccccttagagGCCCAGagtccttgctagcactcattcccttctccaatcgatgtgggaccccccaaatcacccccttcgggagctagcgtcctcgctggcactcattcccttctccaatcgatgtgggacctcccaatccacctcccttcagggcccagcgtccacactggcactcattcccttctccaattgatgtgggacccccaatccactcccttcgggaccagcatccttgctggcacaccgccttgtgtccaaCCCCTTTGGgcctcagcctcctcgctggcacatcacccgatGTCTGGTTCTGTTACCATTTGTatcagcctaagcccaccgctagcagatatagtctctttaaaatgtgtcttctagggagatgttttcacacccttataaagaatgttttgttctcctccccaactgatgtgggatctcatagttttctttttagagAACAACGGCCCCTATATCTACGTTTGTCGGggggaaaaaacaaaatctaaacaaaACGCACACGTTCAAGGATacgaaaacaaaacagaacagAGAATTGTACATACTGCTTCCATAAGTATCTGAAGATCTGCTTCTGGAATCTGTTGTCCGAGCTTTTGCAATCCACTTCTCAGCTCCTCCAAATTTATCTTGCCCCTCTTCTCAACGTCCATCATTTCAAATGCATCCTTTATGCCGGCTACTTCCTCCACTGACAAATGCTCAGCGATCACCTAAGGACAATAATCAAATGAAATGTCATTTATAACCCAGGCAATCTATCCTATAAAACACCCCAAATGACGTTTATGATCACCCTTAGAGCTCGTTTCTTGAGCTTGTTCATCACAGAAAATTGCTTGAGTCTTGCTTTTACTGTCTCGCCTAATGGAACATTTGGAGCCTTCTTAGCATTTTGTAACCAAGGGTGGTCTGCACAAAGTGATATTTCAGGTATTCTGTGCAAATTCTAAACTACAAGTGTGAAAGCAGTGGACATGATACCTAGAACTTCCTGAGCGGTAAGGCGCCGTTTGGGATTGGGATCAAGCATTTTTCTTACAAGGTCCTTTGCATTTTCAGAGACTCTTGGCCAGGGGTCTCTCCTAAAATCAATAACCGAGCGAATAATTGCCTGTGCTACACCCTGTTCAGTTTCTACACGAAAATCGAAAGCTTATGAGGAGGAAATCTAAAAGAAGAACTACAAAAACTACACTAACAGGCGACTTATGTGAAAGATTCTATCCACAAGCAATGAGAACTTATTTCTTAACCAAACGGTGTATTATATGCATTCATTGTTCTTACAACATATGAACTGTGTAGAGcacaaaaattcaaacctgCCCAAAATGGTGGAATGCCACAGAGTAAAATATAGAGGATAACCCCGGCGCTCCAAACATCGACTTCTGGACCATAGTTCTTTTTCAGGACCTCTGGGGCCATGTAATAAGGACTGCCTACTATTTCATTGAATTGTTCACCTAATCCAATAGAAACAGTAATGTATAGTACGTTTCATGACATGTACAAATAGAAAGGTGCGGCAAGTGTAACAAAACAAGAATgcacaacaaaatgataacATGATTCTCGTATGTCAACTGACTACAAGCTGCAATACCTCGTTTAAAAGTGATAGACAGTCCAAAATCGATTGCCTTCAATGGGGATGATTCCTTCTTAtttgcaaaaagaaaattttctggTTTGAGATCACGATGCATCACTCCATGTTTATGACAAGCCTGTAACATGAAATACATGTAAATAAACAAGATTACTTCTCAAGAATAAAAATCTCGAAGTCATATGAAAAATacaattgtgagatccaagattggttgggaaggagagtgaagctttttttataagggtgtggaaacctctccctaagaGACACGTTTTGAANAAAACTTTTATCCGATCATAAACAGTCAGACCAATATGAACATATCTCAACAAAACAATGATGAACATATCTCAACAAAACATGATAGTCAGACCAATATGAACATATCTCAACAAAACATGATATTCAAGACGTGGAAACCAACCCATCCTAATGTGGTCATTTCATTCTTCCTATGGTTGGCTGTTTAGTGGACAGACTTCAAAGCGGATCTAAGAACCCTAAACTCAATCCAGAAGCGTTTCAATATGAAAACCATGATTCGACGAAAATAAGGAACTTTATATCTCACTCTGTTCAAGAATATGAATTCAAAGAGACCATTAATGGAGGTTGGCAAGAAGATCCCAGA
The Cucurbita pepo subsp. pepo cultivar mu-cu-16 chromosome LG16, ASM280686v2, whole genome shotgun sequence genome window above contains:
- the LOC111776958 gene encoding calcium-dependent protein kinase 8-like isoform X2 — encoded protein: MYFMLQACHKHGVMHRDLKPENFLFANKKESSPLKAIDFGLSITFKRGEQFNEIVGSPYYMAPEVLKKNYGPEVDVWSAGVILYILLCGIPPFWAETEQGVAQAIIRSVIDFRRDPWPRVSENAKDLVRKMLDPNPKRRLTAQEVLDHPWLQNAKKAPNVPLGETVKARLKQFSVMNKLKKRALRVIAEHLSVEEVAGIKDAFEMMDVEKRGKINLEELRSGLQKLGQQIPEADLQILMEAAGVHDDGTLNYGEFVALSIHLRRMANDEHLHKAFAFFDQNQSGFIEIEELRAVLNDEETNSEDVISAIMHDVDTDKDGCISYEEFAGMMKAGTDWRKASRQYSRERFNNLSLKLFREGSFNLTN
- the LOC111776958 gene encoding calcium-dependent protein kinase 8-like isoform X3; translation: MVQKSMFGAPGLSSIFYSVAFHHFGQGVAQAIIRSVIDFRRDPWPRVSENAKDLVRKMLDPNPKRRLTAQEVLDHPWLQNAKKAPNVPLGETVKARLKQFSVMNKLKKRALRVIAEHLSVEEVAGIKDAFEMMDVEKRGKINLEELRSGLQKLGQQIPEADLQILMEAAGVHDDGTLNYGEFVALSIHLRRMANDEHLHKAFAFFDQNQSGFIEIEELRAVLNDEETNSEDVISAIMHDVDTDKDGCISYEEFAGMMKAGTDWRKASRQYSRERFNNLSLKLFREGSFNLTN
- the LOC111776958 gene encoding calcium-dependent protein kinase 8-like isoform X1 yields the protein MYFMLQACHKHGVMHRDLKPENFLFANKKESSPLKAIDFGLSITFKRGEQFNEIVGSPYYMAPEVLKKNYGPEVDVWSAGVILYILLCGIPPFWAETEQGVAQAIIRSVIDFRRDPWPRVSENAKDLVRKMLDPNPKRRLTAQEVLDHPWLQNAKKAPNVPLGETVKARLKQFSVMNKLKKRALRVIAEHLSVEEVAGIKDAFEMMDVEKRGKINLEELRSGLQKLGQQIPEADLQILMEAAGVHDDGTLNYGEFVALSIHLRRMANDEHLHKAFAFFDQNQSGFIEIEELRAVLNDEETNSEDVISAIMHDVDTDKDGCISYEEFAGMMKAGTDWRKASRQYSRERFNNLSLKLFREGSFNLTN